The DNA window AGCATTGCAGTGAACACATGCCATTTAATGATGATCTGAACATGGAAGGGAACTGTGAATATTCAGCAGGCTGTTTTAGTAGATTTAAGAAAAGACACGGCATTAAAATGTTAAAGATTAGTGTTGAAAAAGTACCTGCTGATCATGAAGCAGCAGAGAAATTCATTGATGAGTTTTCCAAGATCATTGCTGatgaaaatctgatggcagaacaAGTCTATAATGCTGATTAACCATCACTGTTTAGGCGTTATTGCTCCAGAAAGACACTGCCAACAGCTGATGAGACAGTCCCTACAGGAATTAAGGAAGCCAAGGACCAAATAACTGCAGCAGGTACGTGTAAGCTGGCTGTGATAGGCAAAAGCTTGTGTCCTCATTGTTTGAAAGGAATGAATATCTTAACAGTCCATTATTATTCAATCAAAAAGGCATGGGTCACCACAGATATCTTTTCTGATTGGTTTAAGAAACTTTTTGTGGATTTTACCATAAAAGGTGCCATTTATGCTGCTGCCAATGCTTGGAACCAAATGACTAAAGGCACAGTTGAAGAATCTCTGGCCTGCAACTATGTTCCTTGATGATGATGAAGAAAATGTTGATTTTGAAGGAATACGTGTGTCaggtgagaaaaaaaatgttgggtGAGCTCCTTGCATAAGCAAAAAATATACATTCAGAATTTGTCAGTAAGCTGAAGAAGAGGAATTTGACACTGAGAAAAAGTGCGTATAGATGACATTGTGAAAATGTGTGATGGACGTGTTGATgcactagagcacacatgtcaaactctggcccgcgggccaaatttggcccgcgatataattatatttggcccgcaagatcatattaaatatatattagtgttggcccgctggccgccacgcaaGTAAAGCACAAGCACAGCAGCAGGCACCaccatagtagtttttagcacttccacagcaggcacagcagtacaccgatatagttaacgggaaagttaattagatattcacagcggcgccgataccacggacccgccgcctagctccaacggacccgccgcctagctccaacagACCCACCGCCTAGCTCCAACAGACccaccgcctagctacaacggacccgccgcctagctacaacggacccgccgcctagctacaactgACCTGCTgcctagctccatgtggctggacgtggtgggtcacctccgcgtctccttgagcttcatctgttggcgggtgctgctgggcatcggactttccgctggggtaAAGTtgcggacgagttccaccgctctcacggtattcctGGTGAGATGGtgagaccagcggggactccttgggttgttggcggcggttgcAGCGGGCGGAGgtgggggcggaggagggagagggggtgtggggggatgCTGCTCGGGcctgctggctgggctggggagggctccctgcagacctccgctccctggcatgcttctcggcaacgtgcgatccttggcaGGCAAAATGGACGAGCTGGAACTTCGGGTGGCTGATGACTGTCATGTTAAGAACTGCggcgtttttttttgtttatttaactTCCGTGATGCTGTCTGTGGTTGAGTtgctgcattggtaaccttgaaCTGCTGTCTTTTAATCTCATTGTATActttgtacaatgacaataaagctatttgaattgaatttgaattgaatcccagaatgctttgcaaatgcattggcgccccccccacctcctctgtttattttcattaacaTCTGCAAGGTCCTGTTGCCTAACTCACAtctaataaaccccttacaaaaaaatggccaaacgaaagatagaaaacaggacctttcaagacaggtgggaggctgactatatgttcatcattttaaaagagaaacctgtttgtcttgtgtgtggagccagtgtgtctgcagttaaagaatataacataaaatgacactatgaaacaaaacaccaggacaggtataaggatctgaacgagaagcaaaagctccagaaggtggaggagatgaaaaaaagtctggttttacagcaaactatgTTCACCAAAGCAGAATCCCAAAGTGAGGCTGCTGTGAAGGCTAGTTTTATTGTGGCCGCAGAGATCGCCAAATCAGCCAGGCCCTTTACGGAGGGAGAGTTTGTTAAAAAATGCCTGCTCAAAGTTTGCGATGTCATTTGCCCAGATAAAAAGCAAATGTTTTTAAATGTGAGCCTGAGCAGAAACACCATGGCTGTGCGTGCTTGTGAGCTTGCTACTAATTTACAAGAACAACtaaaggagaaggggaaagattttatgGCATACTCACTTGCTGTAGACGAGAGCAGCGACAAATCAGATACTGCCCAGCTATCAATATTCATCCGTGGAGTGGACACGAAACTTTCCGTTACAGAGGAACTTTTAGGATTAAAATCCATGCATGGCACAaccacaggaaaagaaatctttgaggaggtgtccaaatgtctcaatgaaatgatgctgccttgggataaacttgtgggactaacgacAGATGATGCACCTGCGATGCGTGGTCAGAAAAATGGACTGGTGGGCAGGATTCGGGAGAAGATGCGGGAGAATCATGCAGGTGAGCTTACAGTTTACCACTGCATAATCCACGAGGAAGCCTTGTGTGGCAAAGCCTTGAAAACAGAGCATATTATGAACAATATAACTCAAGTAGTTAACTTCATAAGAGCCAAAGGTTTAAATTACCGCCAGTTCAAGTCCTTTCTGGAGGAGTTAGGGTCAGAATACGGAGACGTGCCCTATCACACAGAGGTGCGATGGCTTAGCCGAGGAAAAGTACTGAAGAGATGCTTTGAGCTGCGTGAAGAAAtatgtctgtttatggagagcaaaggcaaagatacaacaGAGCTCAGGGATAAAAAGTTTCAATGTGAGCTGGCATTTCTGTGTGACATCGTGAGCCATCTCGATGCGCTAAACCTGCAGCTTCAGGGACGAGGGCTCATCATTACAGACATGTACAGTGCAGTGAGGGCTTTTAGAACCAAGTTGTGCTTGTGGGAGACTCAGATGCTGCAGGGAAACATGGCTCAttttctgtgctgccaaattatgaAAGAACAGATCTCACCTGCCGTGTTGCCCAGTGCAGAGTTTGCTGAAAAGCTAAGCGTACTTTGTGCGGAGTTTTCCCGACAATTTGCTGACTTTGAAGCCCAGAAATGCAGATTTGAACTACTCAGCAATCCGTTTGCGGTTGACGTGACAAGCACTCCAACCAACCTCCAAATGGAGCTGATTGAGCTCCAGTGTAATGACACACTCAAGTCAAAGTATGTCTCTGTCGGTGCTGCGCAGTTCCCACAGTTCCTTCCCAACACACTGCCCCAACTCCGTACACAAGCTGCTCAAATGTTGTCAATGTTTGGCAGCACGTATCTCTGCGAACAACTTCTCTTTGATGAAGATAAACAAAACACCACACAGGAGTCGTCTTACCGACGAGCACCTTCATTCAGTCCTGAGGATTTCCTCAGCTCAGAGTCTGacaccagagtttgatgaacttgcatctaagaagagatcccaagtatctggtttagacccaggtgcatcagagtaaatcacagtgtagcaagctaagcttggattaatattttctttggttaactttgaaCTGTTCataagattggattttcattgaagcaagttgttatttttttgacttgttgggttgtgaaaaacaatacatttaaaaggagcttaaaggctagagagaaatattatttattgaatattttatttcttatttgttaatgcttcttatggaaagagtttaaccaaaactattattaaacatttattttaataagaaaaagtttaacattacatatgttgagagaaaacatgcagatgttgttgaaattttcaataaatatttagttcagccctcgacttagtccaagtttttaattttggccctcggtgaatttgagtttgacacccctgcactagAGCAATGAACATTCATAGCAGAACAAGAGTTCATGTCAGTGTATAAAATCAAAGACAGATGGCTAAGACAAAAACCATTAACACGGGAGGAAAAAGAAGCTGTCGAGGAGAATTTGTAGAGTTTGTGTCTACATTTATCTTtctttgtaagcagagatcacatTGTTTCTAGGTaagatttaaacattatttcatgcttgaaaagccttccggtttttttgttgttgtttaaccaccAATACAAATATTCTGCTGATGCAACTGGGTTACTTAAAGCCATTATTCGGTTATCCGAAAAATCCAGATAACTGAAAAACTTCCGGTCCAAAGCTTTTTGGATAAGGGAAAAACATACTGTATTATCCAAATCAGGGCTACATACTGTAATCTGTTCCTCACTAATTGCCCTGCGGGGCCATTTGCTGGCCAAGCAATCGTATGGAGAGGAGATACAAATTTGCCAGACTCCCCTTTCCCCATGTTTTCATTCTCTTCAAAAAGGAAATGCATATGATCCCACTGTGGTAAAAGGAAAATATTGTGGCCTCTGCATACCTGTAGGCAAACCAGTAAATACCAAACACTGCTCAAGCTACATCATTCAGTTAATGTTTCATAGACATTATAAAAGCAAGAATTTTCTGTTACTTCTCCTAAATTTTCAACAACTTtgccattttaaaatgtaaatacagcatggtaacagcccgtGCAGCCCTTGCAgctcaattacaccaattaacctacaaaccttggGGAGgtttttgaagggagggaagaacccgaaggaaacacatgcagacacgaagagaacatgcaaagtccttacagacagtgctggattcaaattgGGTCACTAGCGCAGTAATAGCATtatactaactgctgcactatgCTAATGTGTTCTGTTGGAACTAAACAGCATACAGTTAGAACAAGAATATGGTAACTTATTTATTTATCCTAAACAGAAGCTGCTATGTTAGAGTATCAATGAGTCACAATGGATGCTACCATCACTGTCAATGAGTGGCATCAATTTTCTGTATATGGGCCACCCTGGCCAGTATTGCTAATGGTCTCCCTCTACTTACCTTCTTTCCAAATCCATCATGTCTAGTCATGAGCTACTCCCAGAAAAGAAAGTGACTTATGATTCACTGATCCTGAAGGGTGCATTGTCTACAGAAGTATGATGGATACCAACAATCACCTGCAATAATTAGTTGAAGCTTGACAGTCTATGTTATTGCCACAGGGCAGAGGCTGGGACCCAGACAATCTTCTGAACAGAGACAAAATCTGTTCTGCCAATAATCTCAGGTTTGGCTGGATGTTTCTTTCTTGAAGTATATTTAATTGTAAATATTCTTGTTTCATTCAAAAATTCCATTTGGCAATGAAGTTGGTCTTAAAGCCTGTTCTCCTCCACACTCTGATCTATGAATGAAAAGGATTCTGCCATTGGCTCCAACTCTCTGGTCGCTTGATTGTTGATTTTGCTGCTCTAAGACTTTGGGTAGAATAAAATATTTGTTTGGGCTtccattatttttctttgttctttgtcatttctgtaattttgtttttttgacaGCTGGGCCTGAATCACTAATATTTGAGATGGAGCGTTGTCGTCAGTCTGCTCTCTGATGAAATGGAATAATACAGGACcggcatcataaaggacccccatcatcctggtcacaccTCTTCTTTCTGCTATCTTCTGGCAGAAGGTACTGAGGCCTGAAAACCAGAGCCTCTaagttcaagaatagtttatttCTCATAGCTTTCAGACTTTCGATCCTCCCCTTGGTTCACTAATCAGAACcaaaatttgttgtcatgaacaagtcatgaaattcggtgttttacggaagcatcacagtacaaacatgcatattataaccatcttacaacatcatcaattttaaaaaattagtcgTGTATGAAATGTAAGGcagtctttggtttattgattgttcaggaattggatggcagtggggaagaagctgtccttgtgccgctaagtgctcatctataggctcctgtacctttttcccgatggtagcagaatgaagagggcatagcctgggtagtgagggtccttcaGGAtaaagactgcttttttaagacactgcctcatgtagatgtcctcgatggagtggagtctggtgcctgtgatgtctcaggccaatttaacaactctctggagtttattcttgtcctgagagttggcgtctccattccaggcagggatgcaaccagccagaatgttctccacagtacatctgtagaggattttgagagtctttgatgacattccgaatctcctcaagcactcacaaagtatagccgctggcaagccatctttgtgattgtatcaacaaggaggctccaggacatatcatcgcagatgttgacacccaggaatttgaagttcttgacactaATCTGTACTAATCATGGTTAAAGTACTTCTgattacttcaaccacagtgtccacagaattctgtttTACCCCTGTGCACTATTGCAAATCACGAGGATAACAGTGAATTATTATATTTatgatatttattatccatcttacATATTTTGTTGTcccttttaattttattcaattagtttactattataatgttactattataattttttttcaagttcctgtttggctgcagcaagcaagaattttgaacAAATGTACGCTGTACAATGTGTATGTCAATAAACTTATCACATGCATTCTGAATTTCTGATTTCAAAGCATCCTTACCAATATTCATTGGCCTTTCCCAAAGTGCATTCAGCAGAAGGTAATTTGGATTACATGTATGAATGAAAGCCCATTATTTGACAGAATGATGAATTTGACTTAGAAACACTAGCTCAGTGTCACTCAGGAACTTATTATGTATTCTACATCTGTAAGACTTTGTCTCTATTTATCATCATATAGTTAACTCAGGTGTTCATTGAGGGAACAGACATGACAATTATTTAAATATAAACAAAAACGCCCTTCTGCCTTTCACTGGGGTTTAAGGTGCGCGTATGATTCAATTCCATGCCTAGAACTCTTTTCAGAAGCACTAAATAAATAACTTAAAGATTTCAcaagcagaattatcactaattgttTGGACCATGCGTTTGAGTTTTGTCAGGATTCCTAAATTCACAGCTGAAAACAATGAAGATAAAAGGCTAAAGTGAAAATGATACCATCCCTTCCCCACCACTTTAGTAAATAATAAGCATGCCACTATTGGGGCTAGGAAGGTGGGGAGACCAGGTAGCCAAGGGCAGGAAAATATTCCACGACACTGCCCCCACTTCTCTCAATTGTCGAGAATTTCAAAGATTAATGGTCCTCTGAGAGAGAAACAAAtcctcctcattgccatctgaatCTATACTTCCTAGTTCCAGCGACCTTGACTGAGGGAAATATAGTGATCATCCTGTCAATATCCCTTGGGATTTTATCTATTCTAAAAAAATCAACTCTCATTCCAATGACTAGAGGGTGAGCTACTCAATGTTTTCATCCTGGGAAACAACGTGGAGATCCCTCCTGCACAGCCTTCAATGTAAGTTTATCATTCCTTAAAGATAGAAAAACACATGGAGAAATCCACCTTCATCCCACAAAGTTGAAACAAAACATCCCTACTTTTATACTAGATAAAATAATAATTTGTTTCTCCCTTTTTTGTTCCAACATGGCTTAACTAACATTTCCCCATATTATGTCAGAGAAATACCTTTCCTTTCTCTATCTACACCTCTCTGCAGGTTCTTTCATATCCTTTTGATGTACCTACATTTTATGGATCATCAGCAAATCTGCCTACAATTTACTACActacccacccccttcttcccctgtcctctctccattccctctttcctttcacacagacatgataaattctacctagttccttatcacatccaactaacaccttttgttggtctggattcctctcccattgTTTGATTTCTgggactttctgatatatcttttctgatgtttccttgaagaagggctcaggcctaaaatgttggtggCATATCATTGTctcctctagatgctgaaaagaccagctgagttccctcAGCATTTTAGTATGTTTACCATACTTCTTCATCCCAGTCATCATAGGCTCCAGTACTGTTTCCTGTGGTACCCCAAAATAACTCTATTTCTCTTGGTTAATGACTCCTTCATGCCTATAAATGCTGTATCCTGTTGTGTCACAATCTTTATCAGCacattatcaaatgccttttgggAATACAAATACCCTACATGTTCTAGTTCCCCTTAATCTACCATGGTGGTTAAGAAaaatttgtcaaccatggtttacCTTTTATAAAAACCTGTTCACTCTGCTTGCCATGATTTTCAAATATCTTTGCATCGTTAACGGATTCCAAGATTTTCACAATGATAAATCGTAGGTTAACTGGCCCATATTTTCCTGTTTTCTACCTTCGTCCTTTTTTGAATAATGATGTTACATTTTCAggcttccagtcctctgggacctctcCAGAATACGAGGAATTGTGGCAAATTGCAGCCAGTTCTTTTAGGTCCATGGGAAAGGTTGAGCTTTAGGacaattatttattttgtactttttaaaaatccaattacTTTCTCATTAACCTTTGATTTTCTCATTAACCTTTGATTTTCCATTACTATTTTGGCTATTTTTAGTGCATGATACTATGGGTACTGATCAAAAATCAATAGAATCTTTGTCATTTATCTATTTCCTGTCTAGTGTAAGCCTTGAAGAGACCAATGGTTACTTTAGATATTCTAATCCTTTTTAAGTACCAATAGAAACTTTTACTGTCTCttattatattatttgctacTAACTAAATCTACCATTTCTCTGTTTTATAAATTCTTTAGTCATCTCGATCCTCTGGCTTACCACTTCGCAACATCATAGCTTTTATGATATCGTTATTAGTGAATCCTTGCAGAGTCTTTATTCCTCATCAGAATATATATTTGACAAGATTAATTAAATATATCCTCAACTATTTGCCACTGctattttactttttaatttctttcccaTTCCACTGTATCTATCTCTTTTCTCAAACCATTGTATCTGTCTTTACTAAAATTTAGCACTCTCATTTAGCACCCATCTTTTTTACCCTCAAAATGAATCTGATATTCTACCATAATCTGGTCACTCTTTCTCAAGAAATCCTTCACTATTATTTAATCCTGTCTGACAATTCTGAGTATGGATGGATTTGACTTGGAAATAATCACAATCAAgttacattctgaaaaaaaacatGACCTTAAGATACAGAGCACTGAATTTCTGGAAAATAAGTACACAAGAAATATCTACAGGGCTTTAATGAA is part of the Narcine bancroftii isolate sNarBan1 chromosome 12, sNarBan1.hap1, whole genome shotgun sequence genome and encodes:
- the LOC138746611 gene encoding LOW QUALITY PROTEIN: general transcription factor II-I repeat domain-containing protein 2A-like (The sequence of the model RefSeq protein was modified relative to this genomic sequence to represent the inferred CDS: inserted 2 bases in 1 codon; substituted 1 base at 1 genomic stop codon), whose product is MAKRKIENRTFQDRWEADYMFIILKEKPVCLVCGASVSAVKEYNIKXHYETKHQDRYKDLNEKQKLQKVEEMKKSLVLQQTMFTKAESQSEAAVKASFIVAAEIAKSARPFTEGEFVKKCLLKVCDVICPDKKQMFLNVSLSRNTMAVRACELATNLQEQLKEKGKDFMAYSLAVDESSDKSDTAQLSIFIRGVDTKLSVTEELLGLKSMHGTTTGKEIFEEVSKCLNEMMLPWDKLVGLTTDDAPAMRGQKNGLVGRIREKMRENHAGELTVYHCIIHEEALCGKALKTEHIMNNITQVVNFIRAKGLNYRQFKSFLEELGSEYGDVPYHTEVRWLSRGKVLKRCFELREEICLFMESKGKDTTELRDKKFQCELAFLCDIVSHLDALNLQLQGRGLIITDMYSAVRAFRTKLCLWETQMLQGNMAHFLCCQIMKEQISPAVLPSAEFAEKLSVLCAEFSRQFADFEAQKCRFELLSNPFAVDVTSTPTNLQMELIELQCNDTLKSKYVSVGAAQFPQFLPNTLPQLRTQAAQMLSMFGSTYLCEQXFSLMKINKTPHRSRLTDEHLHSVLRISSAQSLTPEFDELASKKRSQVSGLDPGFQSSGTSPEYEELWQIAASSFRSMGKVQLT